The Alkalihalobacillus sp. LMS6 genomic interval ATTAAAACACCAGCTAATTGCTGATCCGTCCGAGCATCGAGAAACTGAAGTGCCTCAGGACTTCCGAATGCTGTAAGCAATGCTTCTGGTCCTGCTCCCCCAGGTAAGCAATACGCCATGACATTCGCCCAAATTAACGGGTCGGTGTATACAGCATACATAGCATTAGGAGCAAAAATGATGAGTGCACAAGCAGGTGTAATTAATAAACCATTTGCAAAAATATAAAAAATACGTCGTAACTCAGGAAGCTTGTACGTGCTCGGCACAGGAGCTAAAATATACCACCACATTAGCGCCGCCGCAATAAGTAATACCCACTGATAAAGACTATGTAAGAACGGTGCTTGCATAAGCGTGTCAAACATGAGCGGAACGTGATAGAATGAAAATAGACCATTAAATAAGAGCAGTGCAACAATTGGATTCCAGATGTAACGTAGCGGTCGAAACGCCCATTTACTATTTAAAAATGCTTCATACCATTGCCTCGGAATACCGAGTAATAGCAAAGGCACTGCGATAAAATAAGCAAAAACCATTTGTAACATATGGATCGTCATCATGACGTGCCCAAATACATAAAGTGGACTTCCCCAGCCTAAATAAAGCGCTAGCAAACCACTCATGAAGAAAATCATGTTTTTCACTGTGCCAGTTTTTGTTCTTCGCACAAGTAAGCCATATAAAATGGCTATCACGACAATCGTTACAAGCAACTCTGGTGTCCATAATGCGCGGAATCCCAAGCTTGAGGCAAACGTTTCCATATTTATTACTCCTTTCAAGCAGGATCTCTCTTACGTACTCATCATAGCACATCTATAGTTGAATCCAAATGTGCTTCCGTGTA includes:
- the ctaG gene encoding cytochrome c oxidase assembly factor CtaG translates to METFASSLGFRALWTPELLVTIVVIAILYGLLVRRTKTGTVKNMIFFMSGLLALYLGWGSPLYVFGHVMMTIHMLQMVFAYFIAVPLLLLGIPRQWYEAFLNSKWAFRPLRYIWNPIVALLLFNGLFSFYHVPLMFDTLMQAPFLHSLYQWVLLIAAALMWWYILAPVPSTYKLPELRRIFYIFANGLLITPACALIIFAPNAMYAVYTDPLIWANVMAYCLPGGAGPEALLTAFGSPEALQFLDARTDQQLAGVLMKVFQEIVYGIAIGYVFKQWLKKEKMQDGELTISDIPQSQG